Proteins encoded by one window of Bacillus sp. DTU_2020_1000418_1_SI_GHA_SEK_038:
- a CDS encoding MATE family efflux transporter, whose protein sequence is MINNSAKIQKDFNLFFLTWPIFLEIFLFMLMGIVDTFMLSAISDNAVSGVGAANQYLHISILILEVVGNGAAIVIAQYIGSRKMAEVAKISATAIIMNLMVGIIVSVIFLLFSRNILEGLNLSGEILIYADSYLRIVGGAIFLQALINSVAAIIRVHGFTKQAMLVSLGMNVIHIIGNYCLIFGKFGFPELGVQGAAISSVVSRILALLVFFWLLYRIMEIRIEIKYYFNLSREYIRKILKIGLPSAFEQVMYQSCQIVFLFYVTFLGENSLAARQYAANISMFMYLFALAIGMGTSIIVGRLVGGNLKDEAYVRVWKSLKWASAATLIIVATVILLREPLMALFTDDPEIIRLGASVLLFSILLETGRTINIVVINSLRAAGDATFPVIIGAFSMVGMSLPLGYFFVFYLDLGLPGVWLAIAADEWTRAIIMYFRWKSRKWEKHALVPHDNPELGEVAVN, encoded by the coding sequence TTGATTAATAATTCAGCAAAGATACAGAAGGATTTTAATCTCTTCTTCTTAACTTGGCCCATATTCTTGGAAATCTTTCTTTTTATGCTCATGGGTATTGTTGATACGTTTATGTTGAGTGCCATATCGGATAATGCAGTTTCTGGTGTTGGTGCGGCCAACCAATACCTTCATATTTCCATACTCATTTTGGAAGTAGTCGGTAACGGTGCAGCCATCGTTATTGCTCAATATATCGGTTCGAGAAAAATGGCCGAGGTTGCGAAAATATCTGCGACAGCCATTATAATGAATTTAATGGTCGGCATAATCGTCAGTGTGATTTTTCTTCTTTTCAGCAGAAATATATTGGAAGGATTAAATTTATCAGGAGAAATATTAATTTATGCTGACAGCTATTTAAGGATTGTCGGTGGAGCTATTTTCTTGCAGGCACTTATTAATTCAGTCGCTGCTATCATACGGGTTCATGGATTTACAAAGCAGGCTATGCTTGTCTCACTTGGAATGAACGTGATTCATATTATAGGAAACTATTGTTTAATATTTGGAAAGTTTGGATTCCCGGAATTAGGTGTCCAAGGTGCTGCTATTTCTTCCGTAGTTAGCCGTATCCTTGCATTGCTAGTATTCTTCTGGCTCCTCTATCGAATTATGGAAATCCGAATTGAAATTAAATATTATTTCAATCTATCGCGAGAATATATACGAAAAATTTTAAAGATCGGTTTACCTTCTGCCTTTGAACAGGTAATGTATCAATCCTGCCAAATCGTCTTCTTATTTTATGTGACCTTTCTCGGTGAGAACTCACTTGCAGCAAGACAATACGCAGCTAATATCTCAATGTTTATGTATTTATTTGCCTTAGCCATTGGAATGGGAACATCAATCATCGTTGGTAGGCTTGTTGGCGGAAATCTAAAGGATGAAGCATATGTCCGGGTATGGAAAAGTCTAAAATGGGCGAGTGCTGCCACATTGATCATCGTGGCCACAGTCATCTTGCTTCGCGAACCACTGATGGCGTTATTCACAGATGATCCTGAGATCATTCGCTTAGGTGCAAGCGTCCTGCTATTTAGTATCCTACTTGAAACAGGGCGTACGATAAACATTGTTGTCATTAATTCGTTACGTGCAGCAGGAGATGCAACCTTCCCTGTCATCATCGGTGCGTTTTCAATGGTAGGAATGAGTCTCCCATTAGGTTATTTCTTTGTGTTTTACCTTGATCTTGGCTTACCAGGTGTTTGGCTGGCTATTGCAGCTGATGAATGGACTCGGGCCATTATTATGTATTTTAGATGGAAAAGCAGAAAATGGGAAAAACATGCCCTTGTTCCCCATGACAACCCAGAATTAGGGGAAGTTGCTGTAAATTAA
- a CDS encoding TatD family hydrolase encodes MMKKIIDSHIHLDQYEKKDLSRIIEGDNSVEAMIAVSFDLQSCKATQEIATCYQQVYPAYGYHPEQKLPHEKELVELINWMDRYQDEMIAVGEVGLPYYLRQEQDLPLEPFLELLEEVTIKSKIWQKPLVLHAVYEDAKIVCDLLEKHSISKAHFHWFKGDEYTIDRMIKNGYFISVTPDVLYEDDIQGLVKKYPLEQIMVETDGPWPFEGPFTGCQTHPQMMHKSLEEIARLKRVPISEVYSIVRKNTIGFYCLRDKES; translated from the coding sequence ATGATGAAAAAAATCATTGATTCGCATATTCATCTCGATCAGTATGAGAAAAAGGATTTAAGCCGAATTATTGAAGGAGATAATTCGGTCGAAGCAATGATTGCTGTTTCCTTTGACTTGCAATCATGTAAGGCTACACAGGAAATTGCTACGTGTTATCAACAGGTATATCCAGCTTACGGCTATCATCCAGAACAGAAGCTTCCACATGAAAAAGAGCTTGTCGAGCTGATTAATTGGATGGATCGTTATCAAGATGAAATGATTGCAGTTGGTGAAGTGGGACTCCCCTATTATTTGCGTCAAGAACAGGATCTCCCTCTTGAACCCTTTCTTGAATTGTTAGAGGAAGTGACAATCAAGTCGAAAATATGGCAAAAACCGCTCGTGCTTCACGCTGTATACGAGGATGCGAAAATTGTATGTGACCTTCTTGAAAAGCACTCAATTTCAAAAGCCCATTTCCATTGGTTTAAGGGAGATGAGTATACGATTGACCGGATGATTAAGAATGGTTATTTTATATCCGTCACGCCTGATGTACTCTATGAAGACGATATTCAGGGGCTAGTCAAAAAGTATCCTCTCGAGCAAATCATGGTTGAAACCGATGGTCCTTGGCCATTCGAAGGTCCTTTTACAGGCTGCCAGACCCACCCGCAAATGATGCATAAATCACTAGAGGAAATTGCGAGATTAAAGCGTGTACCGATATCAGAGGTTTATTCTATTGTTAGAAAAAATACAATTGGGTTTTATTGTTTAAGAGATAAAGAGAGCTAA
- a CDS encoding class I SAM-dependent methyltransferase, translating into MTFYQVLSQYYDDIFPSNPAQLSFIKSVINNKAKLLDIAAGAGNQAIELAKSGYNVTAVDLDQKMVEKIEQKRTGHQVNLTALKLDMRDINHFKDQSFDAAICIGNSIVHLESHAEISKTLKKISNVLAEDGILIIQTVNYDRVLQHHITDLPLIELPNKGIIFKRTYDHFENKINFNGTLTVNQSSGIHTYTNSVELYPLTSNELNESLIMAGFRKVELFGDFKGSEYSPDSPALIGIAYK; encoded by the coding sequence ATGACATTTTATCAAGTATTAAGTCAATATTATGATGATATTTTTCCTAGCAATCCAGCTCAGCTGAGTTTTATAAAGTCTGTCATAAACAATAAAGCCAAGCTACTTGATATTGCTGCCGGAGCAGGCAACCAAGCGATTGAATTAGCGAAATCAGGCTACAACGTAACAGCCGTTGATCTTGATCAGAAGATGGTCGAAAAAATCGAACAAAAGCGGACAGGTCATCAGGTGAATTTAACGGCATTAAAATTAGATATGAGAGATATAAATCACTTTAAAGACCAATCGTTTGATGCTGCCATTTGTATCGGAAATTCCATTGTTCATTTAGAATCACATGCAGAAATTAGTAAGACCCTAAAGAAAATATCCAATGTACTAGCCGAGGACGGCATTTTAATTATTCAAACTGTAAATTATGATCGTGTTCTTCAACACCATATTACAGATTTGCCGCTTATAGAGTTGCCGAATAAGGGAATTATATTTAAGAGAACATATGACCACTTCGAAAATAAAATTAATTTCAACGGAACACTTACGGTCAATCAGTCATCTGGTATTCATACCTACACGAATAGTGTTGAGCTATACCCGTTAACTTCAAATGAACTTAATGAGAGTCTAATAATGGCTGGGTTTCGGAAAGTAGAGTTATTTGGAGATTTTAAGGGATCGGAATATTCGCCCGATTCTCCTGCATTAATCGGAATTGCTTACAAATAA
- a CDS encoding ABC transporter ATP-binding protein, translated as MSVLTIQDISKKFSDIDIIKHLNLQVNEGEFVSILGPSGSGKSTLFSLIGGILTPDEGTITLKGEKINSQTGAVSYMPQSPSLLPWRTVLQNVLLGQELKGKKDSIKAIEMIKKAGLAQYTHSYPHELSGGMKQRVSFIRALLSPQPIILLDEPFSALDELTRLDMQKWLLSIWENNRRTVLFVTHNLEEALFLSDRIVILSNKPATVAAEFVIPFARPRKEELLLEDDFLQWKRKIYYELKSFME; from the coding sequence ATGAGTGTCTTAACGATACAGGATATTTCGAAAAAATTTTCAGATATAGATATCATTAAGCATCTTAATTTACAAGTGAACGAAGGGGAATTTGTATCCATCCTTGGCCCTTCAGGCAGTGGAAAAAGTACACTCTTTTCCCTCATTGGCGGAATACTTACGCCTGATGAAGGAACGATTACACTGAAGGGTGAAAAAATCAATAGTCAAACAGGCGCAGTGAGTTACATGCCGCAGTCCCCTAGTCTACTTCCATGGAGAACAGTTTTACAGAACGTTCTTCTTGGTCAAGAGTTAAAGGGAAAAAAGGATAGTATTAAAGCAATAGAAATGATTAAAAAAGCCGGGTTAGCCCAATATACTCATTCCTATCCTCATGAGCTCTCTGGCGGGATGAAACAGCGGGTATCCTTCATTCGCGCTTTGCTCAGTCCACAGCCAATCATCTTACTGGATGAACCGTTCTCAGCATTAGACGAACTCACAAGACTGGATATGCAAAAATGGCTATTGTCCATCTGGGAAAACAATCGCCGGACTGTTTTATTTGTCACTCATAATCTTGAAGAAGCTTTGTTTTTATCCGACCGGATTGTGATTCTCTCCAACAAGCCTGCAACGGTTGCAGCTGAATTTGTCATTCCTTTTGCTAGACCGCGTAAGGAAGAGCTGCTGTTAGAGGACGACTTTTTACAATGGAAACGGAAAATCTATTATGAATTGAAATCGTTCATGGAGTGA